Genomic window (Eubalaena glacialis isolate mEubGla1 chromosome X, mEubGla1.1.hap2.+ XY, whole genome shotgun sequence):
taaaatatataattctatatAGTTTTAAAGTTTGAGGTAGAGTGTTATTTGGGGATAACAGCTAACTTCCTTATGATTTTTTAATCTTAACTAGTCAATATCTTAACCCAGTAAGAAACTTCCTTATAGTGGAATTTCAGAGGTACAGAGGTAGCCCAATGTGGGGAGAACTTTCTCAGTGGTGGGAGAGCCTTAGGTCATATTTCAGAAAGCAAGTCCAATGCCTGATGGTATATCATTTACTCTGTTATGGTATAGTGTAAAGATTGGGAATTATGAGACCTGGGAATCAGTCTTAACTTTGCTACTAACTTCATAGATGAGTTCGGGCTTACTTTCCTGATGAGTTAGATGAACAATAAAGTTCCTTTTAGCCCTAAAAATCTTGGAtcatatattctatattttaacaTAGCAGCTAATTACAGACATAGTATTTTCAaggaactaaatttaaaaaaatcctagtaAATTATCTTAGCCTTTAATTTACTGCACTATTTACCCCTAACACATCTTACCCTTTTTAAAAGCTAAGATGACTAAAAATTCTTACCTTTTTAATTAAGGACTTTAGCCTATAGTTTGGAGCTGTTAAGCAGTATCTGTCAGGTGGCAGTCTGGGTCCTGCATATGGCTTAATCAGTGGTAAAGGGGTTTGATTTTTCTGCCTTGCAATATccagtaaaaactaaaaaaaaaatccttattagaactacaattaaaaattataagtaaaatgaacttcaaataaaattttgctCACATCTCTCGGGGGAGGAGAGGTAAAAGATTGGTCAGCCCGACACTGGATTGCCAGTCTCACATCATCTGCATCAACATTAGGTTTCTTAGCATGGCTTGAATAAATTTTTGCATCATCCAGAATTGAAGTCACATATCCTTTAAgaacaaaacattattttaaacatatgaaaatagcTTAATATTTATGGCCAGTTTTCTTAAAAAGTTTCACTAATTTCCAGAAAGTTTATGAATTTTGGTTCTAATATCTAATTGTCCTATCTATATGATCAATTTTAAACAGATATCACAATATACTGTTCCCTAGCCTGAGCTCCTTTTTACTGCTTTCTGAATTCTATAacattaactgtttttttttcttcacatatttttaagactttatttttgtagagtagttttaggttcacagcaaaattgaggggaatatacagagatttcctatatacTCCCTGACGCCATACATGCATAGCATCCTCTATTATCAATGTTCCCTGCAAAGTGGTGCGTTTGTTACAACTGATAGTCCTACACGGACCCATCATAATCACCGATAGTCCGTAGTTTatattatggttcactcttggaacTCTACATTTTGTGGGTTTGGACAAGTGTATAATGACATGTTATGACATTAACTGTTAAAGTATTTTGGTTGAAAATGTTCTTACAATGAacgatttttaaaattcacaagtTAGGCAATTTTGGTGTTTTGTTAACTTACGGAAAGCAAATTCCAACATTTGATTTATAACCCTTGGTTCGTACTCCGTAATTCCCATATCCTTCAGGATCTGTGCCATCACCTGTGGATTCAAATAAAAACGCCAGATGCATAATCTAGGTATAGAAATCAAGACTGGACCGAAGGTAGTAATTATATTTATGATACAAGGTTCCCCCTTCTCTGGGTTCCAAACTTGTACTCATCCTTTTCCTCCCAAGCGTGTGTCAGGTTCACACCAAATCTCGTCTTGATCTCTTtgctgaaaacttttttttttggcgggggtgggggtgggggcgggggcaaagagaagaaaaaggccgGGGTTGGCTTTCCCAGTCGAGGTAGGGGTGGTTACAGTTGGTTGTCATTTTCAGATGTGGCGACCGGGGTAGCTTTGCATCAGAACACTGGAGGCGCGAGCCAGGATTCGCAGACAGGGCGGGACGACTAGGCGGCCTGGGCCCGAGGCCCAGGAGACAAAGCCGGGCGGCCGGCCTGCGCATCCGGCGGGTCGCCAGCCTCCCTCCGGCTGGGCCGCCAGGGTGGCGGGAGAGAGCCCCGGGGTCCAGGGCACTCGAATCTCCAGCTCCTGGCGGCCCTGGCATGGCTGAAGTCGACCCGCGAGCCCATCATCAGGTCCTCCCCCCGGGCCCGCCTCTCGGGTCCCCGGCTGCGGTCGCGCCCAGCCTCGCACCCCGCCTCGCATCCTTCGCACTCACCAATGCATCTCTCGGAGCGTTCTTGGGAGGCGCCATCTTGCCCGACTCCATGTTATCCTACTGCTCGTCATCCGGGGAGAGAGGGCTGCTCGCGGATTCCTCGCTCAGGCTCCACCCCTGCGGGCGCGGAGGGCGGGGTTACCGCGCCGGTCCTTTCGCTCCTCTGGCTGCCGCTTCCCAGCCGCCCTCCCGCCCGCCCCGCGGAGGCAGAGGGAGGCCGGGCTAGCGGGGAGCCCACGGCGCCGAACCCTTCCCCGAAGAGCCCTCGGCCAACGCTTGGAAGACCGATAAGTTCGCCTTCCCAGAGCTGTTCCCCGGAAAAGTACACGAAAAGGGCCACCCTTGTCTTTTCTGGGGCCCCTCCTCACGTCCCCTGCAGCCACCctggccccttccctctccctgaatGTCTGCAGAGTCCCTGCCTCCACCTGCCTTTGTGGTAGTGCTGCCTGGTCAAATGCAGaaagcccagttaaatttgaatgtcAGATCAATGATCACGTTTTTAGCATAAGTTTATCCCAAATATTACACGGGCTATACTTACACTACGAAATGATTTATTGTTGATCTgacattcaaatttaactgggtgctctctatttttatttgctaaatctggcaactctacCCTATGGTCTGCTCTCCACCCAGCAGGCATTTGGTCAGCTCTCCTCACACTCAAAGCCGTGTCATAATTGCTCATTTCATACTGAGGCAAAGCTAAAGCCTTTGACCGCCTGCAAGATTCGCCGCTGGAGCCCCAAATGCCTTCTTCCCACTTTCCACATAACAGCCTGAGTGTCTTTCAAAAAACATGCATCAGTTAACTGTCTCTGGCTTTAAGTGTCCCAAAGAgaactctttcttcttcctccacgTCCACCAACGCCCTCCATTTCTGAGAAATGCACTCTGACCCACCCAGGCGGGAAGAGCCGTCAGCCATGTTATGCTCTTTCCCGTACAAGCCGCACTTCAGTCTAGCAGCAAGTCCTGTCAGGGCGACCTCCCAAAGTCACAAAACCTCTGTCCGTGGCTCCGCATCTCCATCCAGTGCTACCATGCTAATGGTCCAAACTAACAGCCCTAATTACCAAGGCTACAGCAAGAGGACCCCGAAATTGTGCTCCCCCACATTTTTACACAACCGGAGAGATCTCTTAGTCATAAACCAAATAATTGCATTCCTTTCCTTAAAACCCTCTAACGGcttccctcacacacacacacaaattcaaacGGATTTCTGGGGCTTGGCGGGCCCTTCAGTTTTGGCCACCGTCTTACCTCATCGGGCCTGTCTGAATCTGTCCACCTCAGCCATCTTGAACTCTGAGCAGGTCTCCCCCACGACCCATGTGTTCTTAACACTGTGGTTCCGGGAGGAACACTGATCCCCACGCTACGCAAGCGCCTTTCCCAGCTCAGTGCGGGGAACCTCTATGTAAGACTAATAATGATTTTCGAATAGATAGCATATACGCAGGGTacgaacattttaaaatatatttaaaaactaagaaaaagccTCTCTGGCTTGTTCCAGCCACTCATTTCTCTTTCGCAGAAGGCATCACTGTTTACCAGTTTCTTGTctatttaatttgcaaatattaccttctttatatctttttcccGTACCCAAATGGTACTGTACCTTTGGGGTGACCAACCTTTAGAGAGCCAACCCGGGACACAGCTGTACTAGATGAAAAGACCCATAAGATGTAATAAATAATTGTACACATGTGTTATTGCTGTAatatacaaatatgaaaatagatgttcatttaaaattgtgtttttctgcagtatttacttttctgttacatgctatttaaataaaacaataggACTACTTAACAGTGGCAATTAGTAGTAATAGGACTAAttaattttaaccatatttttcatatttctgtcCTGTCACAGCAATTTATTTCAACTCTtggttgtttaaattttttaggtcatattattgtatatttttaatatacataaatgtaagactaaaaaagaagaatgtaaacacaataaaacaagttAAACAGCTATTATCTGTTgcctatatttaataaaaaattacaatgaaatgttcCTTTTGGCACCAGAGTACAGTAGgatatttttactctttgtttcttttctaataaTACTTCTCTGAACTGCCTGCAGACTGTAGAACATCCTTCTTTTATGTAGTGGTAAAACTGAATATGATCAAACATAATATTCATTTTGATATGCATCTCTGCTCTTATCAAGCCTACATTAGACTGATTCCTGGTGTCAGTCCAGTGTGCTGACATCAAGCTAAATATCCTTTCAAAAAAAGTGTTTGAGTATGGAATACTCCTAAATATTACTTACTAGAAATAGCAGATTTTTAGACTTGTAGAAATTAGTTCTCAGTTCTCCAAAAAGTGCCCATCCAGTTAGTACTAGAGGCTTGTCTTGGTAAACCAGCTATTTGCCAGTCAATTAGGCCCTTTGCATCTACACATTCATCATATAGTCTGTCCATGTCTAAAATATCCATCCTTTTTGAACATTCTGAAGCATGTTAGATGTCATCATTAATTAAACCTTTCTTTCTCAGGGAAAAAAGGTTTTCAAGCACAAAGGTAATTTGAACTCATGAAATTGAAGTTGGATTccaaataagttaaaattttagTAAAGAAATGAGAGAGTCCTGTTTAACTCAGGTGCCTTTCTggtaacatttctttttcttttttctttttttttttttgatggagactttagggttttcaatatatagtatcatgtcatctgcaaatagtgacagttttacttcttcccttctaatttggatgcattttatttcttttgcttgtctggttactgtggttaggacttccataactatgttaaatagaaatggcgagagggggcatccttgtcttgttcctgattttagaggaaaggctttcaatttttcaccatttagtatgatgtaagctgtgggtgtgtcataaatggcctttattatattgagatatgttccctctacaccaactttgttgagagttttttatcatgaatggatgttgaattttgtcaaatgctttttctgcatctgtttagatgattatgtgatttttatccttcattttgttaatgtggtgtatcacattgattgatttgcggatattgcACCATCCTTgcgtccctggaataaatcccacttgatcatggtgtatgattcttttaatagaTTGTGGAATTTGTTTTGCTACTATgctgttcagaatttttgcatctatgttcatcagggatattgacctgtaattttctttttatgtaatgtcattgtctggttttggtatcagagtaacgGTAGCCTAGTAGAATAAACTTGGAAGTggtccctcctcttcaatttctggaatagtttgagaagaataggtattaactcttctttatatatttggtagaattcccatgaagctgtctggtcctggacttttgcttgtagggagttttttgattactgattcatttTCAATACTAGTAATTAATCTGTTCagattatccatttcttctttactcagtcttggaagattgtatgtttctaggtaGTTATCCATTTCTTtagattgtccaatttgttggcataaaacTATTtatagtatttgcaaatgattgtatttctgtgatactGGTTGTACTTtctcctcttattttttttttttattgtatacttggttcctctcttttttaaaataatgagcctggctaatggcttatcaattttgtttatcttttcaaaaaaacaggctcttggtttcattgatcttttctattttttggtctctgttttattcatctcctctctgatctttataatttccttccttctgctgactgtgggctctgttctttttctaattcctttagatggtaggttaggttgttaatttgagatttgtcttatttattgaggtaggactgcattgctataaacttcctcttggaactgctttgctgcatcccatagattttggaaggttgtgtttttatttccattggtctcaaggtattttctgattttctcattatttcttcagagaccaattgtttttttagtagcatgtagTTTACTCTTCACATGTTTGTTTTTCCCACTTTTCctcctgtaattgatttgtagtttcataccactgtagttggaaaagatgcttgatataatttctgtcctcttaaatttgttgagaattattttatagcctagcatatgatctatcctgctgaacattccatgtgcacttgaaaagaatgtgtattctgctgtttttggatggaatgtcctgtagatatctattaagtccaaatggactactgtgtcatttaaggccactgtttccttactgattttctttctggatggtctgtccattgatgtaaatagGATGTTAACGTCCTCTATTATTATTGAAttgttgtcaatttctccctttatgtctgttaaaatttatattttagcttTATATTTAGGAGCTCCTATATTAGGTGTACATATATTTATGAATGTTGTATcctcttcttgcattgatccctttACATTATATAGTGGCCTTCTTTGTCTTCTAttacagactttgttttaaagtctactttgtctgacatgagtattgctaccccacctttcttttcattcccatttgcacagaatagctttttccatccccttacacacagtctgtgtgtatctttagctctgaagtgagtctctctttttttttaacaactttattggagtataattgcttacaatcttgtgttagtttctgctgtataacacagtgaatcagctatatgtatacctatgcccacatatcccctccctcttgcatctccctcccaccctccctatcccacccctctaggtggtcacaaagcaccgagctgatctccctgtgctatgtggctgcttcccactagctatcgattttacatttggtagtgtatatatgtaagtgCCACTCTCtccttcgtcccagcttaaccttccctctccctgtgtcctcaagtccattctctatgtctgtgcctttaatcctgtgctgcccctaggttcttcagaaacatttttttttttttttagattccatatatatatgatagcatacggtatttgtttttctctttctgacttacttcactctgtatgacagactctaggtccatccacctcactacaaataactcaatttcatttat
Coding sequences:
- the TAF9B gene encoding transcription initiation factor TFIID subunit 9B isoform X2, whose translation is MESGKMAPPKNAPRDALVMAQILKDMGITEYEPRVINQMLEFAFRYVTSILDDAKIYSSHAKKPNVDADDVRLAIQCRADQSFTSPPPRDFLLDIARQKNQTPLPLIKPYAGPRLPPDRYCLTAPNYRLKSLIKKGPNQGRLVPRLSVGAVSSRPTTPTIATPQTVSVPNKAAPPVSVTSQRFTVQIPPSQSTPVKPGRRP
- the TAF9B gene encoding transcription initiation factor TFIID subunit 9B isoform X1, with protein sequence MESGKMAPPKNAPRDALVMAQILKDMGITEYEPRVINQMLEFAFRYVTSILDDAKIYSSHAKKPNVDADDVRLAIQCRADQSFTSPPPRDFLLDIARQKNQTPLPLIKPYAGPRLPPDRYCLTAPNYRLKSLIKKGPNQGRLVPRLSVGAVSSRPTTPTIATPQTVSVPNKAAPPVSVTSQRFTVQIPPSQSTPVKPVPATTAVQNVLLNPSMIGPKNILITTNMVSSQNTANESNPLKRKHEDDDNDTM